In Janthinobacterium sp. J1-1, a single genomic region encodes these proteins:
- a CDS encoding altronate dehydratase family protein, whose protein sequence is MQKVLCIHPDDDMLVALSDLAAGEVVNWEGESILISSAVKTKHKLARRAFAAGEILRLYGVPVGKATVDIRRGEAVTTDNLHHYAAEVELEPQAPYTWTPPDVDRFEGATFPGVVRADGRVGTANYWLVFPLVFCENRNVEHLRNALEAPLGYTRNDLASFTLSLLGEDMEAPKPVVRPFPNLDGVRIITHNGGCGGTRADARSLCRILSAYADHPNVAGITVFSLGCQNAQIAMFKDALAKQNPNFDKPCLIYEQQQWDSEDAMMKAVLTDTLAQLKEANKVVRQPVPLSHLKIGVKCGGSDGFSGISANPAMGLVSDMVVAVGGSSILAEFPELCGVEANLIERCENDDDKRRFLGLMRDFEARAEAVGTHFADNPSPGNIRDGLITDAMKSAGAAKKGGTSPIVSVLDYGEQSPKAGLSLLCTPGGDVESVTGIVASGANVVLFSTGLGTPTGNPIVPVLKISSNTRVAKKLSDLIDYDCGPVIEGTPLPEVANGLFDMVVATAGGQYTAKADRLQQYDFIFWKRDISL, encoded by the coding sequence ATGCAAAAAGTATTGTGTATTCACCCCGACGACGACATGCTGGTCGCCCTGTCCGACCTGGCCGCCGGCGAAGTGGTCAACTGGGAGGGTGAATCCATCCTGATCAGCAGCGCCGTCAAGACCAAGCACAAGCTGGCCCGCCGCGCGTTTGCGGCCGGCGAGATCCTGCGCCTGTACGGCGTACCGGTCGGCAAGGCCACGGTCGATATCCGTCGCGGAGAAGCCGTCACCACCGACAACCTGCACCATTACGCAGCCGAAGTGGAGCTGGAGCCGCAAGCGCCCTACACCTGGACGCCGCCCGACGTGGACCGCTTCGAGGGTGCCACCTTCCCCGGCGTGGTGCGCGCCGACGGCCGCGTGGGCACGGCCAATTACTGGCTGGTGTTCCCGCTGGTGTTCTGCGAAAACCGCAATGTCGAGCACCTGCGCAATGCGCTTGAGGCGCCGCTCGGCTACACGCGCAACGACCTGGCGTCGTTCACCCTGTCGCTGCTGGGCGAAGACATGGAAGCGCCAAAACCGGTGGTGCGCCCGTTCCCGAACCTCGACGGCGTGCGCATCATCACGCACAACGGCGGCTGCGGCGGCACGCGCGCCGACGCACGCTCGCTGTGCAGGATTTTGTCGGCCTACGCCGACCATCCTAACGTGGCCGGCATCACCGTCTTCAGCCTCGGTTGCCAGAACGCGCAGATTGCCATGTTCAAGGATGCGCTGGCCAAGCAGAACCCGAACTTCGACAAGCCCTGCCTGATCTACGAACAGCAACAGTGGGACAGCGAAGACGCGATGATGAAGGCCGTGCTGACCGACACCCTGGCGCAGCTGAAGGAAGCGAACAAGGTCGTGCGCCAGCCGGTGCCGCTGTCGCACCTGAAGATCGGCGTCAAGTGCGGCGGCTCCGACGGCTTTTCCGGCATCTCCGCCAACCCGGCCATGGGCCTGGTGTCGGACATGGTGGTGGCCGTCGGCGGCTCGTCCATCCTGGCCGAATTTCCCGAGCTGTGCGGCGTGGAAGCCAATTTGATCGAGCGCTGCGAAAACGACGACGACAAGCGCCGCTTCCTGGGCCTGATGCGCGACTTCGAAGCACGCGCCGAAGCGGTCGGCACCCACTTTGCCGACAACCCCAGCCCCGGCAATATCCGCGACGGCCTGATTACCGACGCGATGAAATCGGCCGGCGCGGCCAAGAAGGGCGGCACCTCGCCCATCGTCTCGGTGCTCGACTACGGCGAACAAAGCCCGAAAGCCGGCCTGTCGTTGCTGTGCACGCCGGGTGGCGACGTCGAATCGGTGACCGGCATCGTGGCCTCGGGCGCCAACGTGGTGCTGTTTTCCACCGGCCTCGGTACGCCGACGGGCAACCCGATCGTGCCGGTGCTGAAAATCTCCAGCAACACTCGCGTCGCCAAAAAACTGTCGGACCTGATCGACTATGACTGCGGCCCCGTGATCGAAGGCACACCGCTGCCGGAAGTGGCCAACGGCCTGTTCGACATGGTGGTGGCCACCGCCGGCGGCCAGTACACGGCCAAGGCCGACCGCCTGCAGCAGTACGACTTCATCTTCTGGAAACGCGACATCTCACTGTGA
- a CDS encoding tagaturonate reductase encodes MQILRRSAPYALPIKFLQFGQGNFLRGFFDWQIDLLNERSGLNAGVVVVRPRGGSGSPLLDVQDGLFTTVVRGLDESGAPVSEYRTISCVQREINPATMYGDYLALAHLPELRFIVSNTTEAGIAVNDSDAFDDAPPSAFPAKLARLLFERYTHFNGSADKGVVLLPCELIEQNGPALKAAVLHFARLWQLDAGFAAWIESACVFCSTLVDRIVTGFPDGEADAIAADLGYADQFLVAAEYYYLFVIEGPAWLADELKLAGSDLNIRLVDDITPYKKRKVGILNGGHTALVPVALLAGLDTVGAAVNDEQVGGYLADTLAQEIIPALPLPQDELQQFARDVLLRFRNPYIQHRLASIALNSWSKFAARIAPQLLRYVEVQGQLPQRLVLALAATMRLYRGDVIALADDAATLAWFSAAWQDVDSGRQSLAQLAQGWLAYEKVWGRDMNAVPGLAQAVTTALVRIDADGMRGALQAL; translated from the coding sequence ATGCAAATCCTACGCCGCAGCGCGCCTTATGCGCTGCCGATCAAATTCCTCCAGTTCGGCCAGGGCAATTTTCTACGCGGCTTTTTCGACTGGCAGATCGACCTGCTCAACGAGCGCAGCGGGTTGAACGCCGGCGTGGTGGTGGTGCGTCCGCGCGGCGGCAGCGGCTCGCCCCTGCTCGACGTGCAGGATGGCCTGTTTACCACCGTCGTGCGCGGCCTCGATGAAAGCGGCGCGCCCGTCAGCGAATACCGCACGATCAGCTGTGTGCAGCGCGAGATCAATCCGGCCACCATGTATGGCGACTACCTGGCGCTGGCGCACTTGCCGGAGCTGCGCTTTATCGTCTCGAACACCACCGAAGCGGGCATCGCCGTCAACGACAGCGATGCGTTTGACGATGCGCCACCCTCGGCCTTCCCCGCCAAGCTGGCGCGGTTGCTGTTCGAGCGCTACACGCATTTCAATGGCAGCGCCGACAAAGGCGTGGTGCTGCTGCCGTGCGAGCTGATCGAACAGAACGGCCCCGCATTGAAAGCGGCCGTGCTGCACTTCGCGCGCCTGTGGCAGCTGGACGCCGGCTTTGCCGCCTGGATCGAGTCGGCCTGCGTGTTCTGCTCGACCCTGGTCGACCGCATCGTTACCGGTTTTCCCGATGGCGAAGCCGATGCCATCGCGGCGGACCTGGGCTACGCCGACCAGTTCCTGGTGGCCGCCGAGTACTACTACCTGTTCGTGATCGAAGGCCCGGCATGGCTGGCCGACGAACTGAAACTGGCCGGTTCCGACCTGAATATCCGGCTGGTCGACGACATCACGCCGTACAAGAAGCGCAAGGTCGGCATTTTGAATGGCGGCCATACGGCGCTGGTGCCGGTGGCGCTGCTGGCCGGCCTGGACACCGTCGGCGCGGCCGTCAACGACGAACAGGTCGGCGGCTATCTGGCCGACACGCTGGCGCAGGAAATTATCCCCGCCTTGCCGCTGCCGCAGGACGAACTGCAGCAGTTTGCGCGCGACGTGCTGCTGCGTTTCCGCAACCCGTATATCCAGCACCGCCTGGCCTCGATCGCCCTCAACAGCTGGAGCAAATTTGCCGCCCGCATCGCGCCGCAACTGCTGCGCTACGTGGAAGTGCAGGGCCAGTTGCCGCAACGGCTGGTGCTGGCCCTGGCCGCCACCATGCGCCTGTATCGCGGCGACGTGATCGCGCTGGCTGACGATGCGGCGACATTGGCCTGGTTTTCGGCTGCCTGGCAGGACGTCGACAGCGGCCGGCAAAGCCTGGCGCAACTGGCGCAGGGCTGGCTGGCGTATGAAAAAGTGTGGGGCCGCGACATGAATGCGGTGCCGGGCCTGGCGCAGGCGGTGACCACGGCGCTGGTACGCATCGACGCGGATGGCATGCGCGGCGCGCTGCAGGCCTTGTAA
- a CDS encoding MFS transporter codes for MTKVRGMRWWMVGLVTAGLIVNYLARNTLSVAAPTMMSELNITTQEYSYIVVAWQVCYALMQPIAGYVIDAVGTKIGFAMFALAWSVACACAAMATGWQSMALFRGMLGLTEAAGIPAGVKATTEWFPAKERSIAIGWFNIGSSIGALCAPPLVVWTILHGSWQMSFVIVGAIGIVWTGLWLAFYKHPRDQKLLSDKERDFILEGQEQSDANGVGVAPKARWHQIVLSRNFWAIAIPRFLSEPAWQTFNAWIPLYMATERHMNIKEIAMFAWLPFLAADIGCVLGGYLSPWFHKYWKVSLFTSRKLVVIVGAVCMIGPACIGLVASPYAAIALLCVGGFAHQTLSGALYSITSDVFGKNEVATATGLAGMSGYLGATIFTLLFGVLVTLVGYSPLFMLLAVFDLVAAAVVCILIREKIAPSVPLGKPAFG; via the coding sequence ATGACTAAAGTACGCGGCATGCGCTGGTGGATGGTCGGGCTGGTGACGGCTGGACTGATCGTGAATTATTTGGCGCGCAATACCTTGTCGGTGGCGGCGCCAACGATGATGAGCGAGCTCAATATCACCACCCAGGAGTATTCCTATATCGTGGTGGCGTGGCAGGTCTGCTACGCGCTGATGCAGCCGATCGCCGGCTATGTGATCGACGCGGTTGGCACCAAGATCGGCTTTGCGATGTTCGCGCTGGCTTGGTCGGTGGCCTGCGCCTGCGCCGCGATGGCGACCGGCTGGCAAAGCATGGCGCTGTTCCGCGGCATGCTGGGCCTGACCGAAGCGGCCGGCATTCCCGCCGGCGTGAAAGCCACCACCGAGTGGTTCCCGGCCAAGGAGCGCTCGATCGCCATCGGCTGGTTCAATATCGGCTCCTCGATCGGCGCCCTGTGCGCGCCGCCGCTGGTGGTCTGGACCATCCTGCACGGCAGCTGGCAGATGTCGTTCGTCATCGTCGGCGCCATCGGCATCGTCTGGACGGGACTTTGGCTGGCCTTCTACAAGCACCCGCGCGACCAGAAACTGCTGTCCGACAAGGAACGCGACTTTATCCTCGAAGGCCAGGAGCAGAGCGATGCCAACGGCGTCGGCGTGGCGCCCAAGGCGCGCTGGCACCAGATCGTCCTCAGCCGTAACTTCTGGGCGATTGCGATTCCCCGCTTCCTGTCCGAACCTGCCTGGCAGACCTTCAATGCCTGGATTCCCCTGTACATGGCCACCGAGCGCCACATGAACATCAAGGAAATCGCCATGTTCGCCTGGCTGCCTTTCCTGGCCGCCGATATCGGCTGCGTGCTGGGCGGGTACCTGAGCCCATGGTTCCACAAATACTGGAAAGTGTCGCTGTTCACCTCGCGCAAGCTGGTGGTGATCGTCGGCGCCGTCTGCATGATCGGCCCGGCCTGCATCGGCCTGGTGGCCAGCCCGTATGCGGCGATTGCCCTGCTGTGCGTGGGCGGCTTTGCGCACCAGACTTTATCCGGCGCGCTGTATTCGATTACTTCGGACGTCTTCGGCAAGAACGAAGTGGCCACCGCCACCGGCCTGGCCGGCATGTCCGGCTACCTGGGCGCCACCATCTTTACGCTGCTGTTCGGCGTGCTGGTGACCCTGGTTGGCTACAGCCCGCTGTTCATGCTGCTGGCCGTGTTCGACCTGGTGGCCGCCGCCGTGGTGTGCATTCTGATCCGCGAAAAAATCGCGCCATCGGTCCCGCTGGGCAAACCGGCATTCGGCTGA
- a CDS encoding porin: MQQLNNKLTRRVLATALLAALSGGALADGFLEGRKVETRIYGFLNGEIESVKAEGGPTPYGSRGRVSDGNSRIGFAGSIGIKGDVRGLWQIEGSLNNFDEGGINGQGKSSTIESRNTFVGIESKRFGRFIIGNNDSVYRSLVGSGGALGGNLGLSVQGLDVWNNTSAQLSGNADSLFGRGEARYKNSAHYLTPEWNGFQAGASYGFDEVRDTGDDRARYSLAAKYSIGAFSIGAGYDRQQNTGVDVENLSKGFGFRNTSVSGVNTSFYKVLATYKFPTKTSVGLGFESGSYGYAVQSLPTPGNIYTALQTGSMKQRSVMASVTQEVGYDVNVMLAAGKLGKLDNTTFGRADDFGATQVSLGATYKIDEQFMPYVYFTRINNKSQQNVNLGQSPLHSNKAGTDDAFLAPGNSPRAFGIGLIARF, translated from the coding sequence ATGCAACAACTGAACAACAAACTGACCCGCCGCGTGCTGGCGACGGCACTGCTGGCAGCCCTGTCGGGCGGCGCGCTGGCCGACGGTTTCCTGGAAGGCCGCAAGGTTGAAACCCGCATCTACGGCTTCCTGAACGGCGAGATTGAATCGGTCAAGGCCGAAGGCGGACCGACTCCGTACGGCAGCCGCGGCCGCGTTTCGGACGGCAATTCGCGTATCGGCTTTGCCGGCTCGATCGGCATCAAGGGCGACGTGCGCGGCCTGTGGCAGATCGAGGGCAGCCTGAACAACTTCGACGAAGGCGGCATCAACGGCCAGGGCAAGTCCTCGACCATCGAATCGCGCAACACCTTTGTCGGTATCGAAAGCAAGCGTTTCGGCCGCTTTATCATCGGTAACAACGACTCCGTCTACCGCAGCCTGGTCGGCTCGGGCGGCGCGCTCGGCGGCAACCTGGGCCTGTCCGTGCAGGGCCTGGACGTGTGGAACAACACCTCGGCGCAACTGAGCGGCAATGCCGACAGCCTGTTCGGCCGCGGCGAAGCGCGCTACAAGAACTCGGCCCACTACCTGACGCCGGAGTGGAATGGCTTCCAGGCTGGCGCCTCCTACGGCTTCGACGAAGTGCGCGACACCGGCGACGACCGCGCGCGCTACTCGCTGGCCGCCAAGTACAGCATCGGCGCATTCTCGATCGGCGCCGGCTATGACCGCCAGCAGAACACGGGCGTGGACGTGGAAAACCTGTCCAAGGGCTTTGGCTTTCGCAATACCTCGGTCAGCGGCGTGAACACCTCGTTCTACAAGGTGCTGGCGACCTACAAATTTCCGACCAAAACCAGCGTAGGCCTGGGTTTTGAGTCGGGCAGCTACGGCTACGCCGTGCAGTCGCTGCCGACCCCCGGCAATATCTACACGGCCCTGCAGACGGGCAGCATGAAACAGCGCTCGGTGATGGCCTCCGTGACCCAGGAAGTGGGCTACGACGTGAACGTCATGCTGGCCGCCGGCAAGCTGGGCAAGCTGGACAACACCACCTTCGGCCGCGCCGACGATTTCGGCGCCACGCAAGTGTCGCTGGGCGCCACCTACAAGATCGACGAACAGTTCATGCCGTATGTGTACTTCACGCGCATCAACAACAAGTCGCAGCAAAACGTCAACCTGGGCCAGTCGCCGCTGCACAGCAACAAGGCCGGCACCGACGACGCCTTCCTGGCGCCGGGCAATTCGCCGCGCGCCTTCGGCATCGGCCTGATCGCCCGTTTCTAA
- a CDS encoding glycosyl hydrolase family 28 protein — MLAACGGGGDTKGETATSYTPGSVFQVGTTAFDPDLPAEPTLPKDTQVCATLEATSNLVRRPDGSLPPEADPSKAGVGVAVTTATANPDQARIQAALDACGAAVDAEVGAKIAAADAAATAAQKTANVKNVNIAGVSGEELAKPEYRGTRYAVRLVVNKSGVGDGFISGPLTLPSGVTLWIDKGVTLYASRDVTTYSPNPAGPYCGNTAVSSTKAGSSGNCTALINGSNLVNSAVMGDGSIDSRAYAEIVTTNKLYPLMKVDMTCSNTYAAYATGKQAADGVSCDNGGTTVDSKSSARNMSWWDLAFLGNMVQNGVTGTGSQSNFRMMVFNYAKNLTLYRISLNNSANFHVVPSGVDGLTVWGVKVQTPTLAAFANPAGNGNPLYNGETYNADNVKNTDAFDPGAAGKAISGKLTTGFATTSTGAMSFDGYLKNFVFAYNFVSTGDDDVALKGSANPSPAGSGLFAIDGKRDVRSDRKHGMIIAHNHIYWGHGISVGSETNAGVTNVEVYDNSFTHSEEALRIKSDYARGGEVSNIHYRNICIRDALNALLFTTYYSTKALPAAGPLYPNFHDITLDNVRILGNTAIKLQGFKENTGGFANPQYPLVMNLNNVVTDAPNGTTMISSDANLTIKGTNLPIFANAAERVTVNGTATQAVDVDKVVDCSRAFVDFPAIGQSNLFGSTWDKK, encoded by the coding sequence ATGCTGGCCGCTTGCGGCGGTGGTGGCGACACCAAGGGCGAGACCGCCACCAGCTACACCCCGGGCAGCGTGTTCCAGGTCGGCACCACGGCCTTCGATCCGGACCTGCCGGCCGAACCGACCCTGCCGAAAGACACGCAGGTCTGCGCCACCCTGGAAGCGACCAGCAACCTGGTGCGCCGCCCGGACGGCTCGCTGCCGCCGGAAGCCGATCCGTCGAAAGCCGGCGTCGGCGTGGCTGTCACCACCGCCACCGCCAATCCTGACCAGGCCCGCATCCAGGCCGCGCTCGACGCCTGCGGCGCCGCCGTCGACGCCGAAGTGGGCGCGAAGATCGCCGCCGCCGATGCCGCCGCGACCGCCGCGCAGAAAACCGCCAACGTCAAGAACGTCAATATCGCCGGCGTCTCGGGCGAAGAACTGGCCAAACCGGAATACCGCGGCACCAGGTACGCGGTGCGCCTGGTGGTCAACAAGTCCGGCGTGGGCGACGGCTTTATCAGCGGCCCGCTGACCCTGCCGTCCGGCGTGACCCTGTGGATCGACAAGGGCGTGACCCTGTACGCCTCGCGCGACGTCACCACCTATTCGCCGAATCCTGCCGGCCCATACTGCGGCAATACGGCGGTCAGCTCGACCAAGGCCGGCAGTTCGGGCAATTGCACGGCGCTGATCAACGGCTCCAACCTGGTCAACTCGGCCGTGATGGGCGACGGTTCGATCGACAGCCGCGCCTATGCGGAAATCGTCACCACCAACAAGCTGTACCCGCTGATGAAGGTCGACATGACGTGCTCGAACACCTACGCGGCCTATGCCACCGGCAAGCAGGCGGCGGACGGCGTATCGTGCGACAACGGCGGCACCACGGTCGACTCGAAATCGTCGGCGCGCAACATGAGCTGGTGGGACCTCGCCTTTTTGGGCAATATGGTGCAGAACGGCGTGACGGGCACGGGCTCGCAGTCAAACTTCCGCATGATGGTGTTCAACTACGCGAAAAACCTGACCCTGTACCGCATCTCGCTCAATAACAGCGCCAACTTCCACGTCGTGCCGAGCGGCGTCGATGGCCTGACGGTATGGGGCGTGAAAGTGCAGACGCCGACCCTGGCGGCGTTTGCCAATCCGGCCGGTAACGGCAACCCGCTGTACAACGGCGAAACCTACAACGCGGACAACGTCAAGAACACCGACGCCTTCGATCCGGGTGCGGCCGGCAAGGCGATTTCGGGCAAGCTGACCACCGGTTTTGCCACCACCTCGACGGGCGCGATGTCGTTCGACGGCTACCTGAAGAACTTCGTCTTTGCCTACAACTTTGTCAGCACCGGCGACGATGACGTGGCACTGAAAGGCAGCGCCAATCCTTCGCCAGCAGGTTCCGGCCTGTTCGCCATCGACGGCAAGCGCGACGTGCGTTCGGACCGCAAGCACGGCATGATCATCGCCCACAACCATATCTACTGGGGCCATGGCATTTCGGTCGGCAGCGAAACGAATGCGGGCGTGACCAACGTCGAAGTGTATGACAACTCGTTCACGCACTCGGAAGAAGCGCTGCGCATCAAGTCGGACTATGCACGCGGCGGCGAAGTGAGCAATATCCACTACCGCAATATCTGCATCCGCGACGCCCTGAACGCGCTGTTGTTTACCACCTACTACAGCACCAAGGCGCTGCCGGCGGCCGGCCCGCTGTACCCGAACTTCCACGACATCACGCTGGACAATGTTCGCATCCTGGGTAACACTGCCATCAAGCTGCAAGGCTTCAAGGAAAATACGGGCGGCTTTGCCAACCCGCAATATCCGCTGGTGATGAACCTGAACAACGTGGTCACGGACGCGCCGAACGGCACCACCATGATCTCGTCGGACGCGAACCTGACGATCAAGGGCACCAACCTGCCGATCTTCGCCAACGCTGCCGAGCGCGTGACGGTCAACGGTACGGCCACGCAAGCGGTCGACGTCGACAAGGTGGTCGATTGCAGCCGTGCTTTCGTCGACTTCCCGGCGATCGGCCAGTCCAACCTGTTCGGTTCGACCTGGGACAAGAAGTAA
- a CDS encoding sugar kinase, with the protein MIELQRAQGSGTAQAMDYRFGGDTLNAAVYLARLVDASRHRIAYVTALGTDGLSDDMAASWQAEGIATSCVQRLADKLPGMYLIETDADGERRFHYWRSDSAARHWLRGPQAPAILAQLAQAPRVYLSGISLAILSPADRELLLATLAQCKANGGQIVFDNNYRPRLWEGAQVAAEVYHRVLQLSSLALLTLDDEEALYGPASVEQVIARTSALGVGEIVLKRGGQPCIVWRDGEAREVAAPPVEKVVDTTAAGDSFGAAYFAARLAGKPPVDAALAGHRLAGCVIGQRGAIIARALMPH; encoded by the coding sequence ATGATCGAATTGCAGCGCGCGCAAGGCAGCGGCACTGCGCAGGCGATGGATTACCGCTTTGGTGGCGATACCCTGAACGCGGCCGTGTACCTGGCGCGCCTGGTCGACGCCAGCCGCCACCGCATCGCCTATGTGACGGCGCTCGGTACCGACGGGCTGTCCGACGATATGGCCGCCAGCTGGCAGGCCGAGGGCATCGCCACCAGCTGCGTGCAGCGGCTGGCCGACAAGCTGCCCGGCATGTATCTGATCGAGACTGATGCCGACGGCGAGCGGCGCTTTCATTACTGGCGCAGCGATTCGGCGGCGCGCCACTGGCTGCGCGGCCCGCAGGCGCCAGCCATCCTGGCACAGCTGGCGCAAGCGCCTCGTGTGTACCTGTCCGGCATCAGCCTGGCGATTCTGTCGCCAGCCGACCGCGAGCTGCTGCTGGCGACCCTGGCGCAATGCAAGGCCAATGGCGGCCAGATCGTGTTCGACAATAATTACCGGCCCCGTCTTTGGGAGGGGGCGCAAGTGGCGGCCGAGGTTTATCATCGCGTATTGCAGCTGTCCTCGCTGGCCCTGCTGACACTCGACGATGAAGAGGCACTATACGGCCCGGCGTCGGTCGAACAGGTGATCGCGCGCACCAGCGCGCTGGGCGTGGGCGAAATCGTGCTCAAGCGCGGCGGCCAGCCCTGCATCGTCTGGCGCGACGGCGAAGCCCGGGAAGTGGCGGCGCCACCGGTGGAAAAAGTGGTTGATACCACGGCCGCCGGCGACTCGTTCGGCGCGGCGTATTTCGCGGCGCGCCTGGCGGGCAAGCCGCCGGTTGACGCGGCGCTGGCGGGGCATCGCCTGGCCGGCTGCGTGATCGGCCAGCGCGGCGCCATTATCGCGCGCGCGCTGATGCCGCATTGA
- a CDS encoding GntR family transcriptional regulator, with protein MNLSSSLPPADGETGISAARRVYGLLRQRIVEMSMLPGTRIVEKELAEELGTSRTPVHEAVQRLAEEGLIEVLPRVGTFVARIPLDSLEEAMLVRCALETAIIEKATERATPEGIARLRAILATQAECIANNDIRGFHRTDEGFHAALAELSGYPGVWPMILQAKTQMDRYRQLTLPLAGRMSDVMLEHSDVIEALASGDPKHAVAAMRSHLDHVLPVLEITRKLRPEYFMPHLATKPPR; from the coding sequence ATGAATTTGTCGTCTTCCCTTCCTCCCGCCGATGGCGAAACGGGCATCAGCGCCGCGCGCCGCGTGTATGGCTTGCTGCGCCAGCGCATCGTCGAGATGAGCATGCTGCCCGGCACCCGCATCGTGGAAAAGGAACTGGCCGAAGAGCTGGGCACCAGCCGCACGCCGGTGCATGAAGCGGTGCAGCGGCTGGCCGAGGAAGGCCTGATCGAGGTGCTGCCCCGGGTCGGCACCTTTGTCGCGCGCATTCCGCTCGATTCGCTGGAAGAAGCCATGCTGGTGCGCTGTGCGCTGGAAACGGCCATCATCGAAAAAGCCACTGAACGGGCCACGCCGGAAGGCATCGCCCGCCTGCGCGCCATCCTCGCCACGCAAGCCGAGTGCATCGCCAATAACGATATCCGCGGCTTTCACCGCACCGACGAAGGCTTCCATGCGGCGCTGGCCGAATTGTCCGGCTATCCGGGCGTATGGCCGATGATCCTGCAGGCGAAAACCCAGATGGACCGCTATCGCCAATTGACTTTGCCGCTGGCCGGGCGCATGAGCGACGTCATGCTGGAGCATAGCGACGTGATCGAAGCGCTGGCCTCGGGCGACCCGAAACACGCCGTCGCCGCCATGCGCAGCCACCTCGATCACGTGCTGCCGGTGCTGGAAATTACCCGCAAACTGCGGCCTGAATACTTCATGCCGCACCTCGCCACCAAACCTCCGCGCTAG
- a CDS encoding methyl-accepting chemotaxis protein yields MKVSHRLILLVGAALLAMAMLGAYSLRTLHAAMLHDREAQIVNMLKMGEHLVAYYHAQETEGRLTREQAQAAAKAALTQLNNDGKSYYWARLSDGLNLVHPNPKNIGVIAQGETMDGRPDSQAYVEALAKSEVGLVSVKSRRDGQLVAKLNGIIAFKPWGWWIGTGFFGDDIERAFWQAALQFLWFFLAALALMSALGWQVIRRVLGALGGEPAYAVNVTRRIAGRDLSAAITLRAGDQGSLLHSIARMQRDLAATVRQVQGNAAAIAGASQEIAQGNLDLSARTEAQASALEQTAASMEELTGTVSQNAGNARQASSLAADASHLAQQGGAVVARMVDTMGAIGQSSGRIADITSVIDAIAFQTNILALNAAVEAARAGEQGRGFAVVAGEVRSLAQRSSAAAKEIKDLIGVSSAQVAQGGELAGEAGDAMRHVVEGIARVSAYMHDISAATQEQNTGIAQVNQAIIGMDDVTQQNAALVEQAAAAAQAMQEQARQLSELVSLFRLEG; encoded by the coding sequence ATGAAAGTGTCACACCGCCTGATCCTGCTGGTCGGCGCCGCCTTGCTGGCCATGGCCATGCTGGGCGCCTACAGCCTGCGCACCCTGCATGCGGCCATGCTGCATGACCGCGAAGCGCAGATCGTCAATATGCTCAAGATGGGCGAACACCTGGTCGCGTACTACCACGCCCAGGAAACCGAAGGACGCCTGACGCGCGAGCAGGCGCAGGCCGCCGCCAAGGCCGCGCTGACCCAGCTCAATAACGACGGCAAGAGTTATTACTGGGCGCGCCTGTCCGACGGCCTGAACCTGGTGCACCCGAATCCGAAGAATATCGGCGTGATCGCCCAGGGCGAAACCATGGACGGCAGGCCCGACTCGCAAGCCTATGTCGAAGCGCTGGCAAAGAGCGAAGTGGGGCTGGTGTCGGTGAAAAGCCGGCGCGACGGCCAGCTGGTGGCCAAGCTCAACGGTATTATCGCTTTCAAACCCTGGGGCTGGTGGATAGGCACCGGCTTTTTCGGCGACGATATCGAGCGCGCCTTCTGGCAGGCGGCGCTGCAGTTCCTGTGGTTTTTCCTGGCCGCGCTGGCCCTGATGTCGGCACTGGGCTGGCAGGTGATCCGTCGCGTGCTGGGTGCGCTCGGTGGCGAGCCGGCCTATGCCGTCAACGTCACGCGCCGCATCGCCGGGCGCGACCTGTCGGCAGCCATCACCTTGCGCGCCGGCGACCAGGGCAGCCTGCTGCACAGCATCGCCCGCATGCAGCGGGACCTGGCCGCCACCGTGCGCCAGGTCCAGGGCAATGCGGCCGCCATCGCCGGCGCTTCGCAGGAAATCGCCCAGGGCAATCTCGATTTGTCGGCCCGCACCGAAGCGCAGGCGTCCGCGCTGGAGCAGACGGCGGCCTCGATGGAAGAGCTGACCGGCACCGTCAGCCAGAATGCGGGCAACGCGCGCCAGGCCAGCAGCCTGGCGGCCGACGCGTCACACCTGGCGCAGCAGGGCGGCGCGGTGGTGGCGCGCATGGTCGACACCATGGGCGCCATCGGCCAGTCCTCCGGCAGGATCGCCGATATCACCAGCGTGATCGACGCGATCGCCTTCCAGACCAATATCCTGGCCTTGAACGCGGCCGTCGAAGCGGCGCGCGCCGGCGAACAGGGACGCGGCTTTGCCGTGGTGGCCGGCGAAGTGCGCAGCCTGGCGCAACGGTCGAGCGCGGCCGCAAAGGAAATCAAGGACCTGATCGGCGTTTCCAGCGCCCAGGTGGCGCAAGGGGGCGAGCTGGCCGGCGAGGCGGGCGACGCCATGCGCCATGTGGTCGAGGGCATCGCGAGAGTCAGCGCCTACATGCACGATATCAGCGCCGCCACGCAGGAGCAGAACACGGGCATCGCGCAAGTGAATCAGGCGATCATCGGCATGGACGACGTGACCCAGCAGAATGCGGCCCTGGTCGAGCAGGCGGCCGCCGCCGCGCAGGCGATGCAGGAGCAGGCGCGGCAGTTGTCGGAGCTGGTGAGCCTGTTCAGGCTGGAGGGGTAG